One Sporomusaceae bacterium FL31 DNA window includes the following coding sequences:
- a CDS encoding NADH-quinone oxidoreductase subunit L: MFSEYALQHAWLIPLLPALSFIIIGLLLRRVPVLSAAVALSVSSISLILAIGVCQAVLSQGISVEHPFIQRIPWVSISGLSIDMGVYIDPISAMMLMVVTLVSLMVQIYSIGYMRGDSGFGRFYAYLSLFVAAMLGLVIAVNFVQMFIFWELVGLSSYLLIGYYFYKVSAREAAKKAFITTRIGDFGLLLGILLLQILFGTLDFQQLGLSIPAYIQQSGTGLLTIVGLLIFLGPIGKSGQFPLHVWLPDAMEGPTPVSALIHAATMVVAGVYLVARMFFLFDLLPHVLEVVAWVGAITACFAASIALTQREIKRILAYSTVSQLGYMMLALGVGSVTASMFHLMTHAFFKALMFLAAGAVIHGLNDKNDIFEMGGLRHKMPVTFAAMTIGVLAIAGIPPFAGFFSKDEILLAVSEVSLPLYVIAVVTSAMTAFYMSRLLIVVFFGPEKPDNHPHEAPLSMCIPLVVLGILAIIGGAIPYSYHFGEWVRFGAAHHAGIDWNIAATSTILAILAMALAWFIYGSGRVSSDRLAWRYPGLYQLSYHKYYIDEAYQWLNQTIVDGFGRLLYWIDLYLIDGIVNGLAKLTLRLGDGLRKWQTGQVQQYGLVLFGAILLLAVWLVLIEPAFNSVMLGGAG; the protein is encoded by the coding sequence ATGTTTAGTGAATATGCACTCCAGCATGCCTGGCTTATTCCTTTATTGCCGGCATTATCCTTTATCATCATTGGATTGCTGCTGCGCCGGGTACCAGTTTTGTCAGCGGCAGTGGCGCTCAGTGTCAGCAGTATCAGTTTAATTTTGGCCATTGGCGTCTGTCAGGCCGTACTGTCTCAGGGTATTTCCGTTGAGCATCCATTTATTCAACGCATTCCCTGGGTAAGTATTTCCGGACTTTCCATTGATATGGGGGTCTATATTGATCCAATTTCGGCCATGATGCTGATGGTGGTTACCTTGGTCTCCCTGATGGTGCAAATCTATTCCATTGGCTATATGCGGGGCGATTCCGGCTTTGGACGATTTTATGCCTATCTGTCGCTGTTTGTTGCTGCCATGCTGGGATTAGTGATTGCCGTCAATTTTGTGCAAATGTTCATCTTCTGGGAACTGGTCGGTTTATCGTCGTACTTACTGATTGGTTATTATTTCTATAAAGTATCGGCCCGTGAGGCTGCGAAAAAAGCGTTTATTACCACCAGAATTGGCGATTTTGGCCTGTTGCTTGGAATTCTCCTGCTCCAGATACTTTTTGGCACATTAGACTTTCAGCAGCTTGGCCTGAGTATCCCTGCCTATATTCAGCAGAGCGGCACAGGACTGTTGACTATTGTGGGTTTATTGATTTTTCTGGGTCCGATTGGCAAATCAGGCCAATTCCCCTTACATGTCTGGCTGCCGGATGCCATGGAAGGCCCTACGCCGGTGTCGGCACTGATCCATGCGGCTACGATGGTGGTTGCCGGAGTCTATTTAGTGGCCAGAATGTTTTTCCTGTTTGATCTGCTGCCTCATGTACTAGAGGTGGTGGCTTGGGTGGGAGCCATTACCGCCTGCTTTGCTGCCAGCATTGCCCTAACGCAGCGGGAGATTAAGCGGATTTTAGCTTATTCTACAGTCAGCCAGCTGGGCTATATGATGCTGGCATTGGGAGTTGGCAGTGTCACGGCATCCATGTTTCACCTGATGACTCATGCCTTTTTTAAAGCACTGATGTTTTTAGCGGCCGGTGCGGTGATTCATGGTCTTAATGATAAAAATGATATTTTTGAAATGGGCGGGTTGCGGCATAAGATGCCAGTAACCTTTGCGGCGATGACCATTGGTGTGCTTGCGATTGCCGGCATTCCCCCATTTGCCGGTTTCTTTTCAAAGGATGAAATTTTGCTGGCAGTCTCTGAGGTCAGTCTGCCGCTATATGTCATTGCGGTTGTCACTTCAGCCATGACGGCCTTTTATATGTCCAGGTTGCTGATTGTTGTGTTCTTTGGACCAGAAAAACCGGATAATCATCCGCACGAGGCTCCGTTATCCATGTGTATTCCGCTGGTGGTATTAGGCATTCTGGCGATCATTGGCGGGGCTATACCGTATAGCTATCATTTTGGTGAATGGGTTCGCTTTGGCGCCGCTCATCATGCCGGAATAGACTGGAACATTGCCGCCACCTCTACGATTTTAGCCATACTGGCGATGGCGCTGGCTTGGTTTATTTATGGCAGCGGCCGGGTGTCCTCTGACCGGCTGGCCTGGCGTTATCCAGGATTATATCAGCTAAGTTATCACAAATATTATATTGATGAGGCCTACCAGTGGCTCAATCAGACCATTGTGGATGGGTTTGGCAGGCTGTTATACTGGATTGATCTCTATCTTATCGACGGTATTGTGAATGGATTGGCTAAATTGACACTGCGGCTGGGAGACGGATTGCGTAAGTGGCAGACCGGGCAAGTCCAACAGTATGGGTTGGTGTTATTTGGTGCGATTTTACTGCTAGCGGTTTGGTTAGTGCTGATTGAGCCGGCGTTTAATAGCGTCATGCTGGGAGGTGCTGGTTAG